TGAATTTTTCATTAACACTAGTTGCCAGAAGCAAGTCTTGTGATAAATCGTTTTGTAATTCAGGATACTTTACCAGACAATCTTTGATACTATAGTTTTGATTTAATATTAGATCGATACATTCATCCAGGATTTTGTTGTAATTTTGCATTTCAACGCCCCAAGTCTTCTGTTATATATAAGTTGTTTGTCTGTAAAATTTCACGAAGTGCTTTTAAACCACTTCGTTGTAATTCTCTAATTGCTCCGTCAGATTTTTCCATAATTTGCGCTACTTCTTTTGAACGTAATCCACTTACAAGTCGGAGTTGTATGACTTGTTGCTGTAATGTGGAAAGTTTAGTTAAAGCTAATTTGATTTCTTCTTTATCTAGGTTTTCTAAAACTTTTTTTTCGGTATTATTAAAACTTTCCATATTAATAACATCTTCTATATTAATCGTTGGATATTTTTTCTTTCTGTAGTAATCAATAGTAATATTATGGGCAATTTTATAAATCCATACTTCAAGAGGTATCCCCTTATTTTTAAACCCATCTATATGTTCTAGAGCTTTGATGAATACATCGGACGCTAACTCTTCTGCCTCGCTAAAATTTGAGATTCTTACTGCTATATAATTAACTACTTTTTCGTAGTTGTTTTCAAACAGATTTGCTATATCATTTTCGGTAAAATTGTTTGCCATAAGAACCTACAATGAACCAATTATATTTATCACACTTCTAGTTACATAGCTTTAAACGAACAAAAGATAAAAATGTCAGGTGTGAAATTTATATTTCAATTAATTTATCCTATCACCCTCTATTTAATATTGGAAATGTAATTTCCCCCAGAGGTTTTATAGTATATTCAAACAATATTTGATTTGATTAGAGTTTTTATTTAAAATATCTATTTGTTTATCTAAATTACGAAAGAGTACAAAATGTATAATCGACCATCACCACCTGAATTATATAAACCTGAATGGGTTATAGAAGGGGAACTTGCGCGTTCACAACGACCTGGTTACCCAAAAGATAAACCTTCTTTTTCACTTATGAATGAATGGATGGAAACAGTTTTATCATTAGGAATTAAAAGTATCATATGTATAATGGATCAAAACCAAGTAAATAAATATAATGGCATAGATAATATTGAGGATGGTCTTTTTAGTTTTTATAAAAACAATGGTTTAACAGTACATCATATGAATGTTGAGGACTACAAAAATCCACCTTTAAACCAATCAGAGGTTGATAAAGTTGTAAAGACATATTCTGAGCTTGAAAAGCCAGTATTAATTCATTGTAGTGCGGGAAGAGATAGAACAGGAAAGGCAGTAGCCTCAATTACCGGTAGTGATAATTTTGGTCTTTGGTCATAAATTACACAGACCAACTTGTTCGGTTTAAAGACATTGTCCAGAAGTCTAATTCAAACCTACAGCTGTCAATATAAGCTTTTTTCATTTTTTTAATTTGGAAATCACTAGAATTGGATGCTATGGTATTAACCAAGTCTCTAAGCCAGTGAGCTAAATCAACAAATTCTGGATTCGAATACATTTCGATCCATTCATTATATAAAGGATCGTTGTTTTTTATTTTGTTTCTTTTTAATTCCAAACCTATTTCTGCATAGGTTAACATACATGGTAATAGGGCAGCTATTATCTCTGGAAATTCTCCTTCATAAGCAACCTTTACTAAGAAATTAGTATACGATTCCATTGCAGGAGCAGGTTGAGTGTTTTGTAAATCTGACAAAGTTATTTCGAATTTTTCACAATATCCTATGTGAAGGGTGATTTCATTATTTAGTGTTTCTTCTAGTAATTTACTAAAACTACTCATTGTTTTATAGTCTGGAGACTTTGCGGTTGCTAAAGCAAGAATTTTACTGTATTCGATTAAAAAGAGATAATCTTGTTCAATAAAAAACTTGAAACTATCCTTATTTAAAGTTCCATCTCCTATACCTTGGGTAAAAGGATGGTTCATAATAGCAGTTTGAATATTTTTTGTTTCTTTATAAATTGACTCTACAAAGTTCATAGTTACCTTAAATATTAGATGTGATAATTTATAAGTATTATATGGTAAAATTTTATGAAACGTAACAATTTTATGTATTTGAAAATCAATTGAGCTGTATTCTATGATTAACTCCGGACTCATTAAAGAATTAAAAAAAATAGTTGGTGATGATTATGTCATGCATCATCCAGATGAATTATTGGTTTTTCAGTACGATGGATCTACTGATAAATCTTTACCGGATGTTGTGGTTTTTCCAAAATCTTCAGAAGACATAAGTTCGATTGTCAAATTAGCTAATAAGTACGACCAATATATAATTCCTCGAGGTGCAGGTACAGGTTTGTCAGGGGGTGCTGTTCCAATGTATGGAGGAATAGAATTAGTTCTCACACGAATGAATTCAATATTATCTATTGATGTCGAAAATAGATTGGCGCTAGTTGAGCCAGGGGTGGTTAATTTAGACTTATCGAAATACGTTTATTCAATGGGCTTGTTTTATGCACCAGACCCTTCTAGTCAGATTTCCTGTACCATTGGAGGTAATATAGCAGAAAATTCAGGGGGGCCTCATTGTTTAAAATATGGGGTAACAACTAATCATGTTTTAGCATGTGAAATTGTTACAGAAAGTGGAGACATAATTTGGCTAGGCGATAGATTTCGTAATGTTCCTGGGTATGATTTGCTTGGGGGATTTGTTGGTTCAGAAGGGATGATGGGTATTGCCACAAAAATTATTGTTAATTTATTACCTATTCCTCAATCTGTAAAAACACATTTAGCATCTTTTGCAACTATAGAACAAGCTAGTTTTGCAGTCAGTAGTGTTATATCTTCAGGTTTAATTCCAAGTGCTATAGAAATGATGGATAAATTAACAATAGAAGCTGTTGAAAATGTTGTTAAATGTGGTTATCCAGATACAGCTGGAGCTGTTTTGTTGATTGAATTAGATGGAGGAAATGAAGAGGTAAATGAGCAATCTAAACAAATTATGGACATATGTAATAGCTTGGAATGTCAAGACATTAGCGTGGCAGCTAGTCTGGAAGAACGAAATGCATTATGGCGAGGTCGCAAAGGTGCGTTAGGAGCTTTAGGTTCTTTAGCACCAAATTACTTTTTAGTTGATGGAGTGGTTCCCAGAACCAAGTTGCCGGAAACATTACAAACAATTTCTAAAATAAGTGAAAAAATTGATTTACCTATTGCAAATGTTTTTCATGCAGGAGATGGTAATTTGCACCCTTGCATTTTGTTTGATGAACAAGAGACTGGTATGGCTGAAAAAGTTTTAGGAGCTGGAGGAGAAATCTTACAGGCATGTGTGGATGTTGGTGGGACATTAACAGGAGAACATGGTGTGGGATTTGAAAAAAAAGAGTTTATGTATAAAATTTTCTCTAATTCAGATTTAGATCAAATGTTACGGTTAAAAAGTTCTTTTGCACCTAATGGTCGCCTTAACCCTGGTAAAGTGTTCCCAGGAGGCCCTAAATGTTTTGATATGGGTAACTACAACAGTTTTAAATCTTAAGGTAGTTTTGATGGTATCAATTGATTATGATTTAGAAAAATATAAGGTGGATGGTTTTATACCGTCAAAAAAAATATCACCAAAATCTCCTGAATCACTTGCAGATCTCTTAAGAATCGCATCAGAAAACAGGTGGAATGTTATTCCCTTTGGCTTTGGTAACATGATGAATATTGGCTCGATTCCAAATGGTTATGATATAGCTTTAGATTTAAACGAGATGCCAAAATATATTGAACATAATTCAGAAGATCTAACTGTTACTTGTAGTAGTAATATCAGCTTTAGAGAATTAAGTTTAAAATTAAAGGAAAAAAAACAATGTTTACCATTAGATTCACCTCGAATTGATGAACAAAGTATTGGTGGATTATTAGCTTGTAATTTACCCGGATCTTTAAATGCTTGTTTCGGTTACATTCGAGACTACGTCATAGGAATGAAGACAGCCACGCCATTTGGGCAAATCACAAAGAGTGGAGGGACAGTTGTAAAAAATGTTACTGGGTTTGATCTTACTAGATTGCACGTTGGGGCACTTGGTACTCTTGGGATTATAACAGAGGCATCATTTAAGATTATTCCTCTACCAGAGTGTCAGATGTATTTTAAAATAGATAATGAAAATACCGATGTGTTGATTGATTTGATTTCGTCATTAAATACTATTTTACAGTCTTATGGGGTTTCTGAGTTATTAATAGACAATTGTGGAGCTACTCGCATTTATATGACTTGTGTGGGAACAGATAAGATTGTTAATGAAAAACTATTAGAGATTAAAACTGTTTTATTTGATCACGATCAGGATCTTTCTCTTAATGAAATTGAAGAGGAAGAGTGGTTAAATATTCAAGATTTTGGGTGGATAGATAGAGGTGATTTTGTTTTGGGTAGAATAAATTGTTTGCCAACAGATACCATAAAGATATTGCAGCAACTAAAACACGATGTTCCCAAGAGTAAAAACCAAACAATTGACACTCTTACGAATCCTAAACGAGGAGTGATCAAATATAAAATAAGTACAGATAATATTGAAGATATAATTCAAATGATTCAGAATATCAGAGAGAAAGTTCGAAAATATAATGGCTATACTGTAATAGAAAATTCTACAACTTTTGATAAAGGTAAATTAAATATATGGGGAGATATTCCTGAATCATTTCCTTTGATGAAAAAATTGAAGTCTGAATTTGATCCAGTTCATATTTTAAATTCAGGTCGATTTATTGGTGGTATATAAATATGGGGATGGAAATTAAACGAAAAAACACAATATTCACTGGTACGCAAATGGATATCCAAGATTTATATAAATGCGTTCATTGTGGATTATGTTTAAGTTCTTGTCCGACTTATACGGTTCTGGGTAAAGAAACTGACTCTCCTAGAGGTAGAATTGCTTACATGAAGGCAATATATGAAGAAAAGACTGACCTTACTCCACGTATTGTTTCTCATTTAGACTCTTGT
The window above is part of the SAR202 cluster bacterium genome. Proteins encoded here:
- a CDS encoding sigma-70 family RNA polymerase sigma factor, which codes for MANNFTENDIANLFENNYEKVVNYIAVRISNFSEAEELASDVFIKALEHIDGFKNKGIPLEVWIYKIAHNITIDYYRKKKYPTINIEDVINMESFNNTEKKVLENLDKEEIKLALTKLSTLQQQVIQLRLVSGLRSKEVAQIMEKSDGAIRELQRSGLKALREILQTNNLYITEDLGR
- the tenA gene encoding thiaminase II, translating into MSPELIIEYSSIDFQIHKIVTFHKILPYNTYKLSHLIFKVTMNFVESIYKETKNIQTAIMNHPFTQGIGDGTLNKDSFKFFIEQDYLFLIEYSKILALATAKSPDYKTMSSFSKLLEETLNNEITLHIGYCEKFEITLSDLQNTQPAPAMESYTNFLVKVAYEGEFPEIIAALLPCMLTYAEIGLELKRNKIKNNDPLYNEWIEMYSNPEFVDLAHWLRDLVNTIASNSSDFQIKKMKKAYIDSCRFELDFWTMSLNRTSWSV
- a CDS encoding FAD-binding protein, with the protein product MINSGLIKELKKIVGDDYVMHHPDELLVFQYDGSTDKSLPDVVVFPKSSEDISSIVKLANKYDQYIIPRGAGTGLSGGAVPMYGGIELVLTRMNSILSIDVENRLALVEPGVVNLDLSKYVYSMGLFYAPDPSSQISCTIGGNIAENSGGPHCLKYGVTTNHVLACEIVTESGDIIWLGDRFRNVPGYDLLGGFVGSEGMMGIATKIIVNLLPIPQSVKTHLASFATIEQASFAVSSVISSGLIPSAIEMMDKLTIEAVENVVKCGYPDTAGAVLLIELDGGNEEVNEQSKQIMDICNSLECQDISVAASLEERNALWRGRKGALGALGSLAPNYFLVDGVVPRTKLPETLQTISKISEKIDLPIANVFHAGDGNLHPCILFDEQETGMAEKVLGAGGEILQACVDVGGTLTGEHGVGFEKKEFMYKIFSNSDLDQMLRLKSSFAPNGRLNPGKVFPGGPKCFDMGNYNSFKS
- a CDS encoding FAD-binding oxidoreductase, which translates into the protein MVALTLVKCSQEALNVLIWVTTTVLNLKVVLMVSIDYDLEKYKVDGFIPSKKISPKSPESLADLLRIASENRWNVIPFGFGNMMNIGSIPNGYDIALDLNEMPKYIEHNSEDLTVTCSSNISFRELSLKLKEKKQCLPLDSPRIDEQSIGGLLACNLPGSLNACFGYIRDYVIGMKTATPFGQITKSGGTVVKNVTGFDLTRLHVGALGTLGIITEASFKIIPLPECQMYFKIDNENTDVLIDLISSLNTILQSYGVSELLIDNCGATRIYMTCVGTDKIVNEKLLEIKTVLFDHDQDLSLNEIEEEEWLNIQDFGWIDRGDFVLGRINCLPTDTIKILQQLKHDVPKSKNQTIDTLTNPKRGVIKYKISTDNIEDIIQMIQNIREKVRKYNGYTVIENSTTFDKGKLNIWGDIPESFPLMKKLKSEFDPVHILNSGRFIGGI